The Candidatus Obscuribacterales bacterium genome has a segment encoding these proteins:
- a CDS encoding AAA family ATPase has product MFDIATLARSPPHLFHPSSFCLHPFPMPRSVALHPDHKQAVAIALERNGFLTQGDLAAHLDIALSTVSNFCRGIKVSIAKFEEISAALGLEPRELILARGKAEDTASNGGSALPMTFYAYDEGWVGREALVADLATQVQGGCRLLMITGIAGVGKTALSERLSLDLVGFGVPLRETAEAQDQVPDFGSFAARMLEKLGEVVTPSDRTDRPQLLARLMQALQTSRQLLLIDSLEEWLQGNEQEGWSEFKDEGFLQFFQQVLVADGFQSRIVLTSQELPSQLLALGTRYRNHWATQLLTGLSASEQLALFDKTGLATSEDAEGYAYLVRMGQAYEGHPLALRIIAGEIGSRPYFGNVVAYWQRYGHEIETVERAIAAAAAGQAVGADDRWQLDRFTQTLRRNVHQRLEQTFQRLRQEAKFAYILLCEAAVYRCAVPEDWWLSHLDYWDCTLEQGLLALDALRDRFLVEEAICPGQGFANASERYTLRQHSLIRSVSLEHFQNLDELI; this is encoded by the coding sequence ATGTTTGACATAGCAACGTTGGCGCGATCGCCCCCCCACCTGTTTCATCCTTCATCCTTCTGCCTTCATCCCTTCCCCATGCCTCGTTCCGTTGCCCTTCACCCTGACCATAAGCAAGCGGTGGCGATCGCCTTGGAGCGCAATGGGTTTCTGACCCAGGGCGATCTGGCGGCCCATTTAGACATTGCGCTTTCGACGGTGAGTAACTTTTGCCGGGGGATAAAGGTTTCGATTGCCAAGTTTGAGGAGATTTCAGCAGCTCTGGGTCTGGAGCCGAGGGAGCTGATCTTGGCTCGGGGCAAGGCAGAAGACACTGCGTCCAACGGTGGCTCAGCGCTGCCGATGACGTTCTATGCCTACGATGAGGGCTGGGTGGGGCGAGAGGCACTGGTGGCGGATTTAGCGACCCAGGTGCAGGGCGGCTGTCGTTTGCTGATGATCACAGGGATAGCGGGAGTGGGCAAAACAGCTCTGTCCGAGCGGCTGTCGCTGGATCTAGTGGGGTTTGGGGTGCCCCTGCGAGAGACTGCAGAGGCTCAAGACCAGGTGCCCGATTTTGGCAGTTTTGCGGCGCGGATGCTGGAAAAGCTGGGAGAGGTAGTCACTCCGAGCGATCGCACCGATAGACCTCAGCTTTTAGCTCGATTGATGCAGGCGCTGCAGACCAGTCGTCAGCTCCTGCTGATCGATTCCTTAGAAGAATGGCTTCAGGGCAACGAGCAAGAGGGCTGGAGCGAATTTAAGGACGAGGGGTTTTTGCAGTTTTTTCAGCAGGTGCTGGTGGCTGATGGCTTTCAGAGCCGCATAGTTCTCACGTCGCAGGAGTTGCCTAGCCAGTTGCTGGCCCTGGGTACTCGCTACCGCAACCATTGGGCAACTCAATTACTGACCGGGCTATCGGCCTCCGAACAACTGGCCCTGTTTGACAAGACTGGACTGGCCACATCAGAGGATGCGGAGGGATACGCCTACTTGGTACGCATGGGCCAAGCCTACGAAGGACACCCCTTGGCTCTGCGAATCATTGCCGGTGAGATCGGCAGTCGGCCCTACTTTGGCAATGTGGTGGCCTACTGGCAGCGCTATGGCCACGAGATTGAGACGGTGGAAAGGGCGATCGCTGCCGCTGCTGCCGGTCAAGCCGTTGGTGCCGACGATCGCTGGCAGCTCGACCGCTTTACCCAAACCCTGCGCCGCAATGTGCACCAGCGCCTAGAGCAGACCTTTCAGCGCCTGCGCCAAGAGGCGAAATTTGCCTACATTTTGCTCTGTGAGGCAGCTGTCTACCGCTGTGCCGTACCTGAAGATTGGTGGCTCAGCCATCTAGACTACTGGGACTGCACCCTAGAACAAGGGCTGCTGGCCCTCGATGCCCTGCGCGATCGCTTTTTGGTGGAAGAGGCGATTTGCCCAGGGCAAGGCTTCGCCAACGCGTCAGAGCGATACACCCTACGACAGCACAGCCTAATTCGCAGCGTGTCGCTGGAGCATTTCCAGAACCTCGATGAACTTATCTAG